One Panulirus ornatus isolate Po-2019 chromosome 62, ASM3632096v1, whole genome shotgun sequence DNA window includes the following coding sequences:
- the LOC139745771 gene encoding uncharacterized protein, which produces MFTMPRDHLVQHHMTVCTREKSHECSQCRKTFSRKSTLERHMAIHTGNRPYECSQCQKAFSQKSHLMQHMTVHTREKAYECSYCQKTFSWRLSLVQHMSIHTGEKPYECSQCQKTFSQRSNLVRHMTVHTGLKPYECSQCQKSFSQKNTFMRHKTVHTREKPYECSQCQKSFSHRSTLVQHLTVHTKQKPYECSHCQKTFSLKKNLVRHMTVHTGEKPHECSYCQKTFSQKRILVQHMSIHTREKPYECSHCQKTFSMKKNLMRHMTVHTGEKPHECSYCQKTFSQKRILVQHMSIHTRVKPYECSHCQKTFSMKKNLLCHMTLHTGEKSHECSHCQKTFSQKRILVRHMLLHTKVKPYECSHCPETFSQKNALLQHMSFHTADEPFKCSHCQKTFSLKSDLEYHLTTHTKRPYKCSQCQKTFSWRTSLVRHMTIHTGEKPYKCSHCQKTFSLRGTLVRHMTVHTGEKPYECSHCQKTFSQRSTLVQHMTIHTGDKPYQCSHCQKTFSQRSTLVHHMTIHTGNKPYECSHCQKAFSQRSNLARHMIIHTGDKPYEYSQ; this is translated from the coding sequence atgttcacaatgccaaGAGACCATTTAGTGCAGCACCACATGACTGTTTGTACAAGAGAAAAAtcacatgaatgttcacagtgccgaAAGACCTTTTCCCGGAAGAGTACTTTAGAGCGGCACATGGCAATTCATACAGGAAACaggccatatgaatgttcacagtgtcaaAAAGCCTTCTCTCAGAAGAGTCATTTAAtgcagcacatgactgttcatacaagaGAAAAGGCATATGAATGTTCATATTGCCAGAAGACCTTCTCATGGAGGCTTAGTTTAGTACAGCACATGagtattcatacaggagaaaagccatatgaatgttcacagtgccaaaagaccttctcccagagAAGTAATTTAGTGCGGCATATGACCGTTCATACAGGGttaaagccatatgaatgttcacagtgtcaaAAATCTTTCTCTCAGAAGAATACTTTTATGCGACACAAAACTGTTCATAcgagagagaagccatatgaatgttcacagtgccaaaagtcCTTTTCTCATCGGAGTACTTTAGTTCAGCATTTGACCGTTCATACAAAACAGAAAccttatgaatgttcacattgtcaaaagaccttctccctGAAGAAGAATCTAGTACGtcatatgactgttcatacaggagagaaacctcaTGAATGTTCATATTGTCAAAAGACTTTCTCTCAGAAGAGAATTTTGGTCCAACACATGTCtattcatacaagagagaagccatatgagtgttcacattgTCAGAAGACCTTTTCCATGAAGAAAAATTTAATGCgtcacatgactgttcatacaggagagaaaccacatgaatgttcatattgTCAAAAGACCTTCTCTCAAAAGAGAATTTTAGTGCAACACATGTCTATTCACACAAGAgtgaagccatatgaatgttcacattgtcaAAAAACCTTCTCCATGAAGAAAAATTTACTGTGTCACATGACTCTCCATACAGGAGAGAAAtcacatgaatgttcacattgtcaAAAGACCTTCTCTCAGAAGAGAATTTTAGTGCGACACATGTTGCTTCATACAAAAGTGAAGCCATACGAATGTTCACATTGCCCAGAAACTTTCTCTCAGAAGAATGCTTTATTGCAACACATGTCTTTCCATACAGCAGATGAACCATTTAAATGTTCACATTGTCAAAAGACATTCTCCTTGAAGAGTGATTTGGAGTACCACTTGACTACTCATACAAAGAGGCCCTataaatgttcacagtgccaaaagaccttctcatgGAGGACTAGTTTAGTGAGGCACATGACTatccatacaggagagaagccatataaatgttcacattgccaaaagactttctccCTAAGGGGTACTTTGGTGCGGCACATGACAGTTcatacaggcgagaagccatatgaatgttcacattgccaaaagaccttctctcaGAGAAGtactttagtgcagcacatgaccaTTCATACAGGAGATAAGCCATATCAGTGTTCACATTGCCAGAAGACCTTCTCCCAGAGGAGTACTTTAGTGCATCACATGACTATTCATACTGGAAataagccatatgaatgttcacattgccaaaaggcCTTCTCCCAGAGGTCTAATTTAGCAAGGCACATGATTATTCATACAGGAGATAAACCATATGAATATTCACAGTGA